One Salifodinibacter halophilus genomic region harbors:
- a CDS encoding DUF2070 family protein, which yields ETATGLAFPPHATAGHDFNLVTEREVDTLIDAAERAAANVEYDRDATRGIRATHGDASLLGQRFGDDGAFLVASFA from the coding sequence CGAGACTGCGACCGGCCTCGCCTTCCCGCCGCACGCGACCGCCGGCCACGACTTCAACCTCGTCACCGAACGCGAGGTCGATACGCTCATCGACGCCGCCGAACGCGCCGCCGCGAACGTCGAATACGACCGCGACGCGACCCGCGGTATTCGTGCTACGCACGGCGACGCCAGCCTCCTCGGCCAGCGCTTCGGCGACGACGGAGCGTTCCTCGTCGCCAGCTTTGCAC